The DNA segment CGACCTGACCGCCGGCATGAAATACAACTACCCCGACCTGCGCTACGCGCTCGAACGCGCCAGCGCGCGTGAAACCACCATGCGCGTCGCCGTCGGCGCGATTTGCAAAACGTATCTCGCCGCCTTCGGCATCCAGATTGGCGGCTACGTGGTGACGCTTGGTCCGGTGGAAGCCGAGATGGGCGACATGCCCTACCCCGAACGGTGGGCGCGCGCCGAAGAAAACGACGTGCGTTGCCCCGACCCTGTCGCTGCGGAAGCCATGGAAGCCGCCATCCGTGAAGCCATCAAAGCCAAAGACACCCTGGGCGGTGTTTTTGAGGTGGTGGCGCTGGGCGTACCGCCCGGCTTGGGTAGCCACGTGCAGTGGGACCGCCGGCTGGAAGCGCGCATCGCCCAAGCCATGCTCAGCATTCAAGCCATGAAAGGCGTCGAAATTGGTCCCGCCTTTGAGAATGCGCGCAAACGCGGCTCCGAAGTGCACGACCCCTTCCTGCTGGACGAAGAAGGGCGGCTCTACCGCCCGACCAACCGCGCGGGGGGCACCGAAGGGGGCATCACCACAGGCGAACCGCTGGTCGTGCGTGTCGCCATGAAGCCCATCTCCACCATTCTGCGCGGCATGCCTTCGGTCAACCTTGCCACGGGTGAAGCCGAAAGCACCGTGTACGAACGGAGCGACTTCACCGCCGTGCCGCGCGCCGTGGTGGTGGGCGAGGCGATGCTGGCGTTCGTGCTGGCGGAAGCCCTGCTGGAAAAACTGGGCGGCGACCACATGGCGGAACAACGCGAGCGCTACCTGCTCATGCGCCGCCAGCAAGAAGCCTGGCTGAAAAGTGGTGTGCGGAGCGAACCGTACCGCTGGTTTATTCCCGGTGAACCCACAGAAGAGGAGTCGCGCGATGCCGAATGAAACGCCCATCGTCATCACGGGTTTCATGGGCACAGGCAAAAGCACCGTCGCGCCGCTCGTCGCCCAACGCCTGAACCGCCCCTTCATTGACCTTGACGCCCTCATCGAACAACAAACCGGACGCACCATTGCCGATATGTTCACCGAAGAAGGCGAAGCCGCCTTCCGCCGAGCGGAACAAGCCGCCTTGCGGCATGTGCTGAACACCCCGAACATCGTCGTTGCCACCGGGGGCGGCGCATTGCTCGCGCCCAGCGCCCGCCGTTTCGCCACCCAACGCGCCATCGTCATCGAACTGCGCGCGCGCCCCGAAACCATTCTCGCGCGCCTGGGCGCCGACACCGGACGCCCCCTGCTTGACGGCGACCAGTGGCACATGCGCGTCCAGGATCTGTACCGCGAACGCTGCGCCGCCTATGCCCGCCTGCCCTACCACGTCGAAACGGACGACCGCACGCCGCACGAAATCGCCGACGCCGTCATCGCCCTGCTCGCTTCGGCGTCGCCTGCGCCGCCGCCTGAGGTGCGCCGCGTGCCTGTTCAATCCCCCACAGGCGCGTACACCATCCTCATCGGCGACGACGCCACCGCCGACATGCGCACCGCCCTGCCCGACATCGAGCGCGTCCAGCGTGTCGCCATCATCACCGATGAACATGTAGCGCCCCTGCACGCCGCCGCCGTCCGCGCCGAATGGCTGGCGGGTAAGATTCCCGCCGACGTGTACACCATTCCAGCGGGGGAACAAGCCAAAACCCTCGATACGGTCGCGACGCTGTACGAACGCCTTCTGCACGATGGGCACGACCGCCACACGCTCATCGTCACGTTGGGCGGGGGCGTGGTAGGCGATTTGGGCGGCTTTGTGGCGGCAACCTACATGCGCGGCGTGCCGTTCGTGCAAGTGCCCACCTCGCTGCTGGCCATGGTGGACGCCAGCGTGGGGGGAAAAGTGGGGGTTGACCATGCCGGCGCCAAGAACATTGTGGGGGCGTTCAAGCAACCCGCGCTGGTGGTCGCCGATACCGCCTTCCTCGCCACCCTGCCCCCGCGCGAAATCCGCAACGGGCTGGCCGAAGTGGTCAAGCACGCCCTCATCGCCGACCCCGAACTGCTGGAATGGCTGGAAGCGGGAGAATGGGCGTGGCCTGCCCTGGTGGAGCGGGCGGTGCGCGTCAAGGTGAACATCGTCGAACAAGACCCCTTCGAGCACGGCGTGCGCGCCTGGCTCAACCTGGGGCACACGTTCGGGCATGCGCTGGAAACCGTCAGTGGGTTTGAATTGGCGCATGGCGAAGCCGTTGCGGTGGGGCTGGTGCTGGCGGCGCGGCTAGCGGCGCGGCTGGGCATGGCGTCCGAAGCGCTGGAACCGCGACTGGTGCGCTTGCTGAAACGCCTGGGGCTGCCCACCGCCTACCCCGCCGACCCTGAGGCTGTGTGGGAGGCCATGCAGTTCGACAAGAAGAAGCGAGGCAAGCGCCTGCGGTTCATCCTGCCGCGTGATGTGGGGCAAGTGGAAATTGTGAGCGATGTTCCGCGTGAGATGGTGCTGGAGGTGTTGCGTGGCGCGTGAAACACTTTCGGCGGCGGTCATGGCGGGGGGGCAAAGCCGCCGCATGGGGCGCGACAAAACGCTCCTGCGCCTGCACGGCGAACCCCTCATTGCGCGCACTGTGCGCCGCCTGCACACCCTCACCGACGATGTGCTGGTGGTGACGAACGAACCGCACAAGTACGCCGCGCTTCACCTGAACGCGCGTTTTGTGCAAGACGTGGGCGGACCGGGGCAAGGACCGTTGGCGGGCATCGCCGCCGCATTGCAAGCCGCCCACACCGAGCGTGTCGCCGTCGTCGCCGCCGATATGCCCTTTCTGAACACGGCGCTCTTGCGCTTCCTCGCCGACTACGCCCCCAACGCGGACGTTGTCGTGCCCGTCATCGAAGCCGGACGCCCCGAAACACTGCACGCCATCTATGGGCGCGGGGCACTCCCCGCCATCTTGCAGGCGTTGCGCGAGGGGCGGCGGCGCATTGTCGCTTTCTTTGAAGACGTGAACGTTGCCTACGTCCCCGCCGACGCCCTCCGCCCCCTCGACCCCGACCTGCGCAGTTTCCTCAACGCCAACACGCCCGAAGAGTGGGCGCGTGTGCTGGCGCTCGCCCAAGCGGATGATGAGACGATGGGGTAGCGTTTACCCCATCGTCTGCACATGCTCCGGCGTAATGCGGGCGATAATGCGCGTCTCGCCGGCACGCCATGGATACCGCTCCTGCCCCAGGTACTTCTGGGCAAGGCGGTCAATGTGCTCATCCGCGCCCTCCTCGCTCAGCGTCACCGGACCACGGATTTGCACGTAGCGGTACGGATTCTGCGGGTCAACAATCGCAATGGCGGCATAGGGGCGGGCGCGCAAATTGCGTTCTTTCACACGCCCCACCGCAGTGTTGACACGAATCACATCGCCTTCCGTATCAAACCAGACAGGCGTCACCTGCGGCGTGCCGTCGTCCATGACGGTCGCCAAAAATCCCAATGCTTTGGTCTCATCTGCAAACAAATCGGCGTATTCAGCAGGCAAGCGTGACATTGTTCCCTCCTTGATACTCATTTTGCATTTTTGAGCGTACAAGGGTATGAAGAGAAAGGCAAATAGGCCAAAGCCCCCTTGTTTTTTGCATTGGTAAGGAGTTTTTATGAAAACGGCATCTCTTTTTCTCGCCCTCCTCGCCCTCCTGCTCACATTCCACCTGCTTGACGCGAATACGAGCAGCCACGCCACCCCCAACACCGCGTTGACCCTGACAGAAGTTGCCAGCGGCTTTTGGCGCGTCAGCGATATTGCCGCCACCGGGGTCGCCACAGATACACGCCTGTTCGTCGTGGAGCAAGCGGGGCGCATCCACATCGTCGAAAACGGCAGTGTGCGCACACCCCCATTCCTCGACATCAGCGCCCTGGTGGAATCCGGCGGCAACGAGCAAGGGTTGTTGGGGCTTGTCTTCGACCCCGACTACGCGCAAAACCGCTTCTTCTACGTCAACTACACCGCCACCCCGGACGGGCGCACTGTTGTGGCACGCTACCAAACCCGCCCCGACGACCCCAACCAGGCTGATCCGAACAGCGCCGTCGAAGTCCTCTCACAAGAGCAACCGAACCAGTGGCACAACGCCGGCGACCTCGCCTTCGGACCTGATGGGTACTTGTACATCCCGCTCGGCGACGGGGGCGGTGTAGGCGACCCATTCGACAACGCCCAAGACCTGAGCACCTTGCTGGGGGCGGTGCTGCGTCTCGACGTGCGGACGCTCCCCTACGCCATTCCCCCCGACAACCCCTTCGCCCAGGACGGCGACCCCAACACGCGCGATGAAATTTGGGCGTATGGATTGCGCAACCCGTGGCGGTTCAGTTTCGACCGCGCGACGGGCGACCTCTACATTGCCGACGTGGGGCAAAATGAATGGGAAGAAATCAACCGCCAGCCAGCCAACAGTTCAGGGGGCGAAAATTACGGGTGGGATTGCTACGAGGGCGCTCATCCCTATGGCAATGCCGCCGCCTCATGCGCCGGCACACCGGTTGAAGCACTCACATTCCCCATTCTGGAATACGCGCATACGCCCGGCGGCGTATGGCAACATTGCGCCGTCATCAGCGGTTTTGTGTATCGGGGTGCAGCGTTGCCCTACCTCAACGGCGCATACTTTTTTGCCGACTATTGCAGTGGGGCGCTCTGGATGGCGACGCCTAACGGCGCAACATGGCGCATGGAGGAACTTTCGCGCGAGTTGAACAACCCCACCACCTTTGGAGAAGACAACGCGGGCGAACTCTACATCGCGGAGCGGGGTGGGCGCATTCTGCGGCTGGAAGGTCCCCCGGCGACATGGCACTTTGTGCCGCTGGTGCATCGCTAAACGCAAACGGGGGCGATTGACGCCGCCCCCGTTGTCTGCTTCGCTTCCCCTGTTCAAGGGAGTCGCATGAGTGTGCGCCAGACCGCCAGCAATTCGGCTTCCGCGGCGAGCGGGTCGGCGTCGAGCGTTGGTTCGAGTGCGGCAAGCCGCGCGAGCACGTTGTCCAGCGTGGCGCGGCGTGTCTCATCGGTGGCGGCATCGCGCAGGGCGGTCAGGTCTTCAACCGCCAAAGCGAGATAGGTGCGCGCGTTGCCGAAATTGCGCGCCTGCACCTCACGTTGCGCGTTCATCAGCGTGGCCGCCGCTTGCAACGTTGCCACACGGGTTTCCACCTGCGCCAGGCGTCCCGTGGGCGCAAGAACCGCCAGTTGCAAATCGGCGATATCACTGCTCATCGCGTTCACATCCAGCGCGAGCGCATCGAGTTGCGCGCTGAGCGTTTGCAAAGCCGCGTCCAGGTCGGCGGTGGCGGTTTCAAGCGCGGCAACGGTTTCGCGCGTTTCGTCCAGCGTGGTGCGCACACGCGCTAGGTCGCGTTGCAAGGTGGCAACCGTGTCGGCGGTCGTGCGTTGGGCGGCGGCAAGGTCGGCAAGGTCGGCGTTGGTGGCTTCCAATTCGGCTTGCAGCGCCGCGACGCGGTTGCGTTCCGTCGCCAGCGCCTGCTCCAATTCAGCAATGCGGGCATCGCGTTCAGCCAGGGCTTGCGTGGTGGCTTCGCGTTCGGTTTCCAGGGTCTGTTCGAGTGCGGCAATCGCGCGGCTGTTTTCCTGAATGGGAATGACAACGCTCTGAACGAAGAACAGCCCCAAAAACCAGAGCGCCACCCCCAACAGCACGCCCAACAGCAGGGCGAACACCAGTTTGAAAAGCCGCCACACCGCACCCAGCAGACGCGCCCCAAATGAACGCGAGGCGGTCTGCGGAAGTGATTGGTTCACAGTTGCCATACGCATCCTCCTTTTTCACGTGGGAGGCGCATGCGCCCCCCTGCTCCTCTTTCACGCCCACACCGCCTAGGGTGTCTGGGTTGGGGTTGGCGTCGCCGTGGCAGCGGGTGTCCGTGTGGCGCGCGGCGTCGCGGTCGCCGTTGGCGTTGTCGTCTCCGTTGGGGTTGGCGATGGCGTGATGGTGGGTGTCTTGGTCGGCGTCGGCGTGGCCGTGGGTGTCGAGGTCGGCGTTGGTGTAGGCAACGGCTTGGCTTCGAGCAACAAATCGCGCAAGCCCACCAGGAAAGCGTCCAGGGTTTGCACAGTGGTTTGCATCGCTTCGACATCGGCTTGCAGGGCTTCCACCTGCACACTGAGCGTGTCCAGCGTACTCTGGCTGGTTTCAAGCCAGGATTGCAATGCGGCCTGATTTTCGCTCAGGCGTTCCAGGTCGTCCTGCAACATGCGCAAGGTGGCGGCTTGCGTTTCGAGCGCATCAAGTTGGGCTTGCAGGCTTTGCACATCACGCTGCAAGGCGGAAACATGCCGCTCGGCGGCAATCATGCGGGCTTCCAGGTCGCGCACGCCACGCGCACGGTCGAACACCAGCGTCCCGTTGAGTTGCCAGAGAATGCCCAGCACCAACAGCGCGCCCAGCACCGCACCGACCAGCGCGGCGGCGATATGCCCCAGGCATCCCACGAACCCACTATCCCCGCTCGCCTCAGCGGTTGGCGGCGGTGGCGGGGGCGCATCGGGCGTGGAAGCCGGTTGCCACCCGGCGGCGACACGCGGCGCTGCGTCGGCTTCGGCGGTGTGTTCAACCTCGGTTTGATGGCTCTGCACAGTCTGCGGCTCGGTCTGCTCAGTCTGCTTGGTCTCTTCTTCGGTCATGGCGGTCTCTTCCACCTCAGAATCGGTTTGGGGTGTCGTCTCTTCGTGCGCCTCGGCGGCCGTCGGCGGCGTACCGCCTTCGGTTTCCGCCAACAACGCCCCCAGCGCTTTGTCGTCGGCGTCCGTCTCGGCTGGTGCAGACGGTTCCACGTCGGCGGTCTCAGCGGGCGCAAACGCCAGCCACTCAGGCGGTGGGCTTTCGGCTTCATCAGAAGCGGGCTTTTCAGCCAGCAACCGCGCGGCTTCGGCCGGCCATGTTCGAATAGTGTCGGCGGGGGCTTGAATGCCGACTTCTTTCAGAACAG comes from the Ardenticatena maritima genome and includes:
- the aroC gene encoding chorismate synthase is translated as MLRFLTAGESHGPSLTAILEGIPAGLTISLDDINRDLARRQRGFGSGGRMKIEKDRVRITSGVINNVTTGAPIALHVDNDDWANWEGREIPPITRPRPGHADLTAGMKYNYPDLRYALERASARETTMRVAVGAICKTYLAAFGIQIGGYVVTLGPVEAEMGDMPYPERWARAEENDVRCPDPVAAEAMEAAIREAIKAKDTLGGVFEVVALGVPPGLGSHVQWDRRLEARIAQAMLSIQAMKGVEIGPAFENARKRGSEVHDPFLLDEEGRLYRPTNRAGGTEGGITTGEPLVVRVAMKPISTILRGMPSVNLATGEAESTVYERSDFTAVPRAVVVGEAMLAFVLAEALLEKLGGDHMAEQRERYLLMRRQQEAWLKSGVRSEPYRWFIPGEPTEEESRDAE
- the aroB gene encoding 3-dehydroquinate synthase, which translates into the protein MPNETPIVITGFMGTGKSTVAPLVAQRLNRPFIDLDALIEQQTGRTIADMFTEEGEAAFRRAEQAALRHVLNTPNIVVATGGGALLAPSARRFATQRAIVIELRARPETILARLGADTGRPLLDGDQWHMRVQDLYRERCAAYARLPYHVETDDRTPHEIADAVIALLASASPAPPPEVRRVPVQSPTGAYTILIGDDATADMRTALPDIERVQRVAIITDEHVAPLHAAAVRAEWLAGKIPADVYTIPAGEQAKTLDTVATLYERLLHDGHDRHTLIVTLGGGVVGDLGGFVAATYMRGVPFVQVPTSLLAMVDASVGGKVGVDHAGAKNIVGAFKQPALVVADTAFLATLPPREIRNGLAEVVKHALIADPELLEWLEAGEWAWPALVERAVRVKVNIVEQDPFEHGVRAWLNLGHTFGHALETVSGFELAHGEAVAVGLVLAARLAARLGMASEALEPRLVRLLKRLGLPTAYPADPEAVWEAMQFDKKKRGKRLRFILPRDVGQVEIVSDVPREMVLEVLRGA
- the mobA gene encoding molybdenum cofactor guanylyltransferase, translating into MARETLSAAVMAGGQSRRMGRDKTLLRLHGEPLIARTVRRLHTLTDDVLVVTNEPHKYAALHLNARFVQDVGGPGQGPLAGIAAALQAAHTERVAVVAADMPFLNTALLRFLADYAPNADVVVPVIEAGRPETLHAIYGRGALPAILQALREGRRRIVAFFEDVNVAYVPADALRPLDPDLRSFLNANTPEEWARVLALAQADDETMG
- a CDS encoding PPOX class F420-dependent oxidoreductase, producing the protein MSRLPAEYADLFADETKALGFLATVMDDGTPQVTPVWFDTEGDVIRVNTAVGRVKERNLRARPYAAIAIVDPQNPYRYVQIRGPVTLSEEGADEHIDRLAQKYLGQERYPWRAGETRIIARITPEHVQTMG
- a CDS encoding PQQ-dependent sugar dehydrogenase, whose protein sequence is MKTASLFLALLALLLTFHLLDANTSSHATPNTALTLTEVASGFWRVSDIAATGVATDTRLFVVEQAGRIHIVENGSVRTPPFLDISALVESGGNEQGLLGLVFDPDYAQNRFFYVNYTATPDGRTVVARYQTRPDDPNQADPNSAVEVLSQEQPNQWHNAGDLAFGPDGYLYIPLGDGGGVGDPFDNAQDLSTLLGAVLRLDVRTLPYAIPPDNPFAQDGDPNTRDEIWAYGLRNPWRFSFDRATGDLYIADVGQNEWEEINRQPANSSGGENYGWDCYEGAHPYGNAAASCAGTPVEALTFPILEYAHTPGGVWQHCAVISGFVYRGAALPYLNGAYFFADYCSGALWMATPNGATWRMEELSRELNNPTTFGEDNAGELYIAERGGRILRLEGPPATWHFVPLVHR
- a CDS encoding coiled-coil domain-containing protein, giving the protein MATVNQSLPQTASRSFGARLLGAVWRLFKLVFALLLGVLLGVALWFLGLFFVQSVVIPIQENSRAIAALEQTLETEREATTQALAERDARIAELEQALATERNRVAALQAELEATNADLADLAAAQRTTADTVATLQRDLARVRTTLDETRETVAALETATADLDAALQTLSAQLDALALDVNAMSSDIADLQLAVLAPTGRLAQVETRVATLQAAATLMNAQREVQARNFGNARTYLALAVEDLTALRDAATDETRRATLDNVLARLAALEPTLDADPLAAEAELLAVWRTLMRLP
- a CDS encoding helix-hairpin-helix domain-containing protein, which produces MFARHDDLTAIHGIGPKIADALAAYGLGSYEALARATPEDIHAVLKEVGIQAPADTIRTWPAEAARLLAEKPASDEAESPPPEWLAFAPAETADVEPSAPAETDADDKALGALLAETEGGTPPTAAEAHEETTPQTDSEVEETAMTEEETKQTEQTEPQTVQSHQTEVEHTAEADAAPRVAAGWQPASTPDAPPPPPPTAEASGDSGFVGCLGHIAAALVGAVLGALLVLGILWQLNGTLVFDRARGVRDLEARMIAAERHVSALQRDVQSLQAQLDALETQAATLRMLQDDLERLSENQAALQSWLETSQSTLDTLSVQVEALQADVEAMQTTVQTLDAFLVGLRDLLLEAKPLPTPTPTSTPTATPTPTKTPTITPSPTPTETTTPTATATPRATRTPAATATPTPTQTP